One Qiania dongpingensis genomic window carries:
- a CDS encoding DMT family transporter, translating into MRGYIIGELCSLGVALCDAVTCTCFNTAGKKINTFTVNFLKTVTALVCVAVIRMVMYGTVSLAGVSLRAWFYLSLSGLIGFVFGDFFYFSSFRYLPYRISMMIFYSSPIVTSLAAWGLYGQMLQPVDWAGVLLITLGLCIVLLARSRQADGAGQRKQTALGAAFAVLGMFGQAGGVLLSSRGLRLIETADGSLAASQVRIIAGVVGFFVVILVGKRGAVTSRVLKYPKELGLVMIGGVCGCAAGTTLTLHSLNYIPAGISSAITSVSPVMILLFTALVLREKIRPAEIIGAVVCISGIVALSV; encoded by the coding sequence ATGCGCGGATATATAATTGGAGAATTGTGTTCGCTCGGAGTCGCTCTCTGCGATGCGGTGACCTGTACCTGTTTTAACACGGCGGGAAAAAAGATAAATACCTTTACGGTCAATTTCCTGAAAACAGTGACCGCATTGGTATGCGTGGCGGTGATCCGTATGGTGATGTACGGGACGGTCAGCCTGGCGGGGGTGAGTTTGAGGGCTTGGTTTTATCTGAGTCTTTCCGGGCTGATCGGATTTGTATTCGGAGACTTTTTTTATTTTTCCTCTTTTCGGTACCTGCCATACCGCATATCAATGATGATTTTTTATTCCAGCCCCATCGTGACCTCTCTGGCAGCCTGGGGGCTATACGGACAGATGCTGCAGCCTGTGGACTGGGCCGGAGTTTTGTTGATAACCTTGGGGCTGTGCATCGTGTTGCTGGCAAGAAGCCGTCAGGCGGACGGTGCGGGCCAGCGAAAACAGACAGCTCTCGGCGCCGCTTTCGCGGTGCTGGGAATGTTTGGGCAGGCAGGAGGCGTACTTCTCAGCAGCCGGGGACTGCGGCTGATCGAGACAGCCGATGGTTCTCTGGCGGCCAGTCAGGTGCGGATCATCGCTGGTGTCGTGGGGTTTTTTGTCGTGATCCTGGTGGGGAAAAGAGGCGCGGTGACAAGCCGGGTACTGAAATATCCGAAGGAGCTGGGATTGGTGATGATCGGAGGTGTCTGCGGATGTGCCGCAGGGACTACCCTGACCCTGCACTCGCTTAATTATATTCCCGCGGGGATCTCGTCGGCTATAACATCGGTGTCCCCTGTCATGATTCTGCTTTTTACGGCGCTTGTGCTCAGGGAAAAGATCAGGCCGGCAGAGATCATCGGGGCAGTTGTCTGTATCTCGGGTATTGTGGCGTTATCGGTGTGA